A stretch of the Festucalex cinctus isolate MCC-2025b chromosome 20, RoL_Fcin_1.0, whole genome shotgun sequence genome encodes the following:
- the ift74 gene encoding intraflagellar transport protein 74 homolog, whose translation MSQRPPSGMGRPMSRVGSAVPGSGRPLTTVRPPPTAMRIPTGMVPGTGIHPGTRAPGVLSAQIKVADRPVTQQGLSGMKTGLKGPQRQILDKSYYLGLLRSKINEFTTEIGKLRKEIDTFNQENSVYLSYEKSAESLASEIRDLQGQLADYNMLMDKLNTNSDMEEMTNDYNSLKAQNDREAESLDSIFIERREREDAIRAIEEEIKKERRVAEEIVQAMPAPKQEKYLTMTRANEELLQELALLQEELDALLTRKEGFEAELAHSQIKQEVVRLHETLSTLEAKRDRMEAEQKKFSTPQEEREKLLKQVKEDNQEIASMDRQLVEIRDKAGQVAEEIRQREQDSEEAQGECQQKYKVLKKREEEIDAFLQAFEDLRTQEQNKMTRSQENIVSLLEHCSRNMLRLRRVDTITASELRNMQDVLLCKETEATQSASTARGLTTESHRLQQDLEKVQQLEGKITGELSTLKENVKQMESELLTYRDLETLRQTAEQKKMKLQQERVSLTQRRDSFRELLEEMSQKYEALNTKLQENETHAQLTNLERKWQHLEQNNFVMQEFIASKSQESDFISVSKNVYERVAEYNKNLIDSLRNIRS comes from the exons ATGAGTCAGCGGCCTCCCTCCGGTATGGGTCGGCCTATGAGCCGTGTTGGATCAGCGGTACCAGGAAGTGGAAGACCTTTAACAACTGTTCGACCTCCTCCGACAGCTATGCGGATACCAACTGGG ATGGTTCCGGGTACAGGGATTCATCCTGGCACGAGGGCTCCTGGAGTCCTGTCGGCACAGATCAAAGTGGCTGATAGGCCTGTGACTCAACAGGGCCTCAGTGGTATGAAGACTGGGTTGAAAG GACCTCAGAGACAAATTCTGGACAAGTCTTATTACTTAGGTCTTCTCAG gaGTAAGATCAACGAGTTCACAACAGAAATCGGCAAACTCCGCAAAGAGATTGACACCTTCAACCAAGAGAACTCGGTCTATCTATCCTATGAAAAGAG CGCTGAAAGTCTGGCTTCAGAAATTCGTGATCTGCAGGGCCAGCTCGCTGACTACAACATG TTGATGGACAAACTCAACACCAACTCAGACATGGAGGAAATGACCAACGACTACAACAGC CTGAAAGCCCAGAACGACAGAGAGGCTGAAAGCCTTGACAGCATCTTCATTGAAAGACGAGA AAGGGAGGACGCCATCAGGGCCATCGAAGAGGAAATCAAGAAGGAAAGACGCGTTGCCGAGGAGATCGTCCAAGCCATGCCGGCTCCAAAGCAGGAGAAATATTTAACCATGACGAGAGCCAACGAGGAACTGCTACAG GAGCTGGCTCTTCTCCAAGAGGAACTGGATGCCCTGCTGACCCGGAAGGAGGGATTTGAAGCG GAGCTGGCCCACTCGCAGataaaacaggaagtggttCGGCTCCACGAAACTTTGTCGACACTGGAGGCAAAGCGGGACAGGATGGAGGCGGAGCAAAAGAAATTCAGCACGCCTCAAGAGGAGCGAGAGAAACTGTTGAAACAG GTGAAAGAGGATAATCAGGAAATCGCCAGCATGGATAGACA GCTGGTGGAGATCAGGGACAAGGCGGGTCAGGTTGCAGAGGAGATCCGACAACGGGAGCAGGACTCAGAGGAAGCTCAAG GCGAGTGTCAGCAGAAGTACAAGGTGCTGAAGAAGAGAGAGGAAGAAATTGATG CATTCCTGCAGGCCTTCGAGGATTTAAGGACTCAGGAGCAGAACAAGATGACCCGGAGCCAGGAGAACATTGTCTCCCTTTTGGAGCACTGCAGCAGG AACATGTTGCGGCTCCGTCGAGTGGATACAATCACAGCCAGCGAGCTGAGGAACATGCAGGACGTGCTGCTCTGCAAGGAAACGGAGGCGACGCAGTCAGCCAGCACCGCCCGGGGACTGACCACTG AATCCCACCGCCTGCAGCAGGACCTGGAGAAAGTGCAGCAGCTGGAGGGGAAGATCACGGGTGAGCTGAGCACActgaaggaaaatgtcaaacagATGGAGTCCGAGCTGCTCACCTACAGGGACCTGGAAACCCTGAGACAGACGGCGGAACAGAAGAAAATG AAACTGCAGCAAGAGCGAGTTTCCCTCACACAACGGCGAGATTCATTCCGGGAACTTTTGGAGGAGATGAGCCAGAAATATGAGGCGCTGAATACCAAACTGCAAGAGAATGAGACCCATGCACAG ttgacaAATCTGGAGAGGAAATGGCAACATTTGGAGCAAAACAACTTTGTCATGCAAGAAT TCATCGCCTCGAAATCTCAGGAGAGCGACTTCATCTCCGTTTCCAAGAATGTCTACGAACGAGTGGCTGAATATAACAAGAACCTCATAGACTCGCTGCGGAATATCAGGAGCTGA
- the LOC144008969 gene encoding uncharacterized protein LOC144008969 isoform X5: protein MSSLSDQKTGSPFTEYSELCKGATLSPTGPTQSWDWQHHSGMDMEPPRGLGVGCGPIAPTGLSGEEKLHFFEQTEKANVDVEMKAPGGVGAMPGSTSLGNASLGSAGESPESPRSFSPFPSPASPGSLPCTPALQCGVSSRVSLPPVPQTPASHMGMLTPTTAMPSQSMGVPSIEASTPGGYSPSESWNDSSFGESSPKVAMPQAPPNYCTIGVISDDYLKRTDEDIVEVRENLEEQLLSVGSSEESSEEEDLEEGDEELKPCFMGRAQQQRKAMRRAMSDCSHLSVPTSLELSDKYPGGELGGLDQLVSPVSGSRRSQHYMQRSLTVADDQHPSTPPTLSAAGTTHIDLRQTPPEPRLSLSPFLPQRDSNPISLEEPLEGFKLQKEQRNIVLPVPPSPKASSGIDFTSDFSTGSDSFGQLATDKDLDYTQPNTKLISDSKVGNKPTVEPDDQLVVSSSNKFGLNSTNPIVKLDDNGAKSDKKEEKPKVDFKDPAEQRGVKVELPLSETAPHVEKDVGTQKQTDINLWKEPENVQQKEKEAEKVTEAKDLHVKEKATVKVTEEKDSEKVLNEKEAVKVKEEELPEKAKEKEPEKVEIVQQKIEKVDKANKPDEPADKLFKTETFDKPEKAEKLSVTDKVEKKAADVVKSEASVENKITEKDSKEQHVAAKVENHPEQLPTPVKLDAAPDKAEKKADIAADVEEATKPSTYTHKAEKADEVEKLSEKPAEAAKQISSKEEKPEKTPSDKKAVEKKDDKKDKAVKADGGEKAKKAKPATNGSSAAPSKDLASADKKTKPAAGVTKPSGISKTRQVTATAGSGSAAAPTKRPTPSSTASTLDKKTSTKAPSAAAGVPRRPSTNTASRLSTSTATTTRDVKPKTATERRPLVPKASTATSSPASSAAATKNGTSAAATSKATTSTRTTLSSRTATTAATKKPLASKTDSQPSGEKKPGTLKTSTADSTKPKSTTTTTTTTMRSSASATATRTRTAAPKTSTAGAVPEKKPMVPRAPRAATTSAPTNATSGTSKTTSRPGTAPAPDIHNARSKIGSTDNIRHQPGGGKVSAASKGRVPASKDKSQVKVQIVSQKLDFSHVGARLGSKDNMKHVPGGGNVQILNKKVDISKVTSKCGSKDNIKHKPGGGDVKIESHKVNFREKAQSKVGSLDNVSHSPGGGSVKAEGPQEAGEGAGTPCGQVGSPAAHENGLKEAAPCDAEAPLVAHIPETSI, encoded by the exons ATGTCGTCTCTCTCAGATCAGAAGACCGGCTCTCCCTTCACAGAGTATAGTGAACTCTGTAAGGGGGCGACCCTGTCACCAACAGGACCGACTCAGAGTTGGGATTGGCAGCATCACTCAGGCATGGACATGGAACCACCAAGAGGCTTGGGGGTAGGTTGTGGACCCATAGCACCCACTGGCCTCAGTGGCGAAGAAAAGCTGCACTTCTTTGAGCAGACAGAAAAGGCCAACGTGGACGTTGAAATGAAGGCACCAGGCGGGGTTGGCGCCATGCCTGGAAGCACCTCGTTGGGTAACGCTTCACTAGGTAGTGCAGGAGAGAGCCCAGAGAGCCCCCGGTCCTTCTCTCCGTTCCCATCCCCAGCTTCCCCTGGTAGTCTACCCTGTACACCTGCCCTGCAATGCGGAGTTAGCAGTCGGGTCTCTTTGCCACCGGTTCCTCAAACCCCAGCAAGTCACATGGGGATGCTGACGCCCACCACAGCCATGCCTTCACAGTCAATGGGAGTCCCCTCAATTGAGGCGTCTACTCCAGGTGGATACTCTCCCTCTGAATCATGGAACGACTCCAGTTTTGGTGAGTCCAGCCCAAAGGTCGCCATGCCCCAGGCGCCTCCTAACTATTGTACCATAGGCGTGATCAGTGACGACTACTTAAAGAGAACCGATGAAGATATAGTTGAAGTCAGAGAGAACCTGGAGGAGCAACTACTATCCGTGGGCTCGTCAGAGGAAAGTAGTGAGGAGGAAGACCTTGAAGAGGGTGACGAGGAATTAAAGCCTTGTTTCATGGGGAGAGCACAGCAGCAGAGGAAGGCCATGCGACGGGCAATGTCCGACTGTTCCCACCTGTCCGTGCCCACCAGCCTCGAGCTTTCTGATAAATACCCCGGCGGTGAACTGGGAGGATTGGATCAACTCGTGTCACCAGTAAGTGGGTCACGTCGGTCCCAGCATTACATGCAGCGCTCATTGACAGTGGCGGACGATCAGCACCCTTCTACTCCGCCTACGCTCTCTGCAGCCGGGACAACACACATCGACCTACGGCAAACCCCACCTGAACCTCGCCTGTCTCTCTCCCCATTCCTACCACAGAGAGACAGCAATCCCATCTCCCTTGAAGAACCCTTGGAAGGGTTTAAGTTGCAAAAAGAGCAAAGGAACATAGTTCTTCCGGTGCCCCCCAGCCCCAAAGCTTCCAGTGGCATTGACTTCACTTCTGACTTCTCTACTGGCTCAGACAGTTTTGGTCAACTGGCGACAGATAAAGACTTGGACTATACTCAACCCAACACTAAGCTTATTTCTGATTCGAAAGTGGGCAACAAACCAACTGTGGAACCTGACGATCAGCTTGTCGTAAGTTCCTCTAACAAGTTTGGCCTGAACTCAACTAACCCCATCGTCAAATTGGATG ACAATGGCGCCAAATCGGACAAAAAGGAGGAGAAGCCCAAGGTGGACTTTAAAGATCCGGCTGAGCAGAGGGGCGTCAAAGTTGAATTGCCACTCAGTGAGACGGCACCCCATGTGGAGAAAGATGTaggaacacaaaaacaaaccgaTATCAATCTGTGGAAAGAGcctgaaaatgttcaacaaaAGGAAAAAGAGGCAGAAAAGGTCACAGAGGCGAAAGATCTTCATGTGAAAGAGAAAGCTACTGTGAAAGTGACTGAGGAAAAAGACTCTGAAAAGGTTCTTAATGAGAAAGAGGCAGTGAAAGTGAAAGAGGAGGAGCTACCAGAGAAGGCTAAAGAAAAAGAGCCAGAGAAAGTGGAAATAGTCCAACAGAAAATAGAAAAAGTGGATAAAGCAAACAAGCCTGATGAGCCTGCAGACAAATTGTTCAAAACAGAAACCTTTGATAAGCccgaaaaagcagaaaagctgTCCGTGACGGACAAAGTCGAGAAAAAAGCAGCGGATGTGGTCAAAAGTGAGGCGAGTGTCGAGAACAAAATCACCGAGAAGGACAGCAAAGAGCAACACGTCGCAGCCAAAGTGGAAAATCACCCCGAGCAGCTGCCGACACCTGTCAAGCTCGACGCCGCTCCTGACAAGGCGGAAAAGAAGGCTGACATCGCCGCCGATGTGGAAGAAGCCACGAAACCTTCCACTTATACGCACAAAGCTGAGAAAGCGGATGAAGTGGAGAAACTCTCGGAGAAGCCGGCGGAGGCGGCGAAGCAGATAAGCTCAAAGGAGGAGAAGCCGGAGAAAACGCCGAGTGACAAAAAAGCGGTGGAGAAGAAGGATGACAAGAAGGACAAGGCCGTGAAAGCGGATGGAGGAGAGAAGGCCAAAAAAGCGAAACCAGCCACCAATGGGAGCAGCGCGGCACCAAGCAAAGACTTGGCGAGTGCAGACAAGAAGACCAAG CCTGCCGCTGGGGTAACAAAACCGAGCGGCATCTCCAAAACACGGCAGGTCACAGCCACTGCTGGTAGTGGTTCCGCTGCGGCGCCTACTAAGCGCCCCACACCCTCCTCAACCGCTTCCAccttagataaaaaaacaagcacCAAGGCACCGTCGGCAGCCGCTGGTGTCCCAAGGCGGCCCTCCACAAATACCGCCAGCCGCCTTTCGACGTCAACCGCTACCACCACGCGTGATGTTAAACCCAAG ACCGCCACGGAGAGGCGCCCCCTTGTGCCAAAGGCCAGCACTGCCACCTCAAGTCCTGCCAGCTCCGCCGCCGCTACCAAAAACGGAACAAGCGCCGCCGCAACCAGTAAAGCGACCACATCGACGCGCACAACGTTGTCATCCCGCACTGCGACCACCGCGGCGACCAAAAAGCCCCTGG CCTCAAAGACAGACAGCCAACCGAGTGGCGAGAAGAAGCCCGGCACGCTAAAGACTTCCACAG CCGATTCCACCAAACCCAaaagcaccaccaccaccaccaccaccacaatgCGCAGCTCCGCCTCCGCTACGGCCACTCGCACCCGCACCGCGGCCCCCAAAACGAGCACAGCCGGCGCGGTGCCGGAGAAGAAGCCGATGGTCCCTCGTGCCCCCAGGGCCGCTACCACCTCCGCTCCAACCAACGCGACGAGCGGCACCTCGAAGACCACCAGCCGTCCCGGCACCGCGCCGGCCCCCGATATCCACAACGCCCGCTCAAAGATCGGCTCGACGGACAACATAAGGCACCAGCCAGGGGGTGGCAAG GTGTCAGCTGCCTCTAAGGGCAGGGTCCCCGCCTCCAAAGACAAAAGCCAGGTCAAA GTTCAGATAGTCTCCCAAAAACTGGACTTCAGTCACGTCGGCGCACGACTGGGCTCCAAGGACAATATGAAGCATGTTCCTGGTGGAGGGAAT GTGCAGATTCTCAATAAGAAGGTCGACATAAGTAAGGTGACGTCAAAATGCGGCTCCAAGGACAACATCAAGCATAAGCCCG GTGGCGGCGACGTGAAGATTGAGTCGCACAAAGTCAACTTTAGGGAAAAAGCGCAGTCCAAAGTGGGTTCTCTGGACAATGTGAGCCATTCGCCGGGTGGAGGAAGCGTCAAA GCTGAGGGGCCCCAGGAAGCAGGTGAGGGTGCTGGGACACCGTGTGGGCAGGTGGGGAGCCCCGCCGCCCATGAGAACGGGCTGAAGGAGGCGGCCCCCTGTGACGCCGAGGCCCCCCTGGTTGCGCACATCCCAGAAACAA GCATCTAA
- the LOC144008975 gene encoding cyclic AMP-responsive element-binding protein 1-like, producing MTTINSQTDPPESNAFDYYQNMWNDANSYLPAIQGPLNHQNDQTQAAVSMVTPAQPTQSVHISYCTEQQDNLQMQFAQQLTGDLAAMQIQYANSILPCGGARGRGPRRQSARSLMKNREAAREYRKRRKAYVQGLEKHVADLEDQNKVLMEEMKIWKEMCHHDSA from the exons ATGACAACAATCAACTCGCAGACGGATCCTCCTGAATCTAACGCCTTTGACTACTACCAAAACATGTGGAATGATGCAAATAGCTACTTGCCTGCAATACAAG gtcCTCTCAATCATCAGAATGATCAAACGCAGGCGGCGGTATCGATGGTTACGCCTGCACAGCCAACACAATCTGTGCACATTTCATACTGCACAGAGCAGCAAGATAACCTGCAGATGCAGTTTGCTCAACAGCTGACAG GTGACTTGGCAGCCATGCAGATACAATACGCCAACTCCATCCTCCCATGCGGCGGGGCACGAGGCAGAGGTCCTCGTCGCCAGTCAGCACGCAGCTTGATGAAAAACAG GGAAGCTGCTCGGGAATATAGGAAGAGGAGAAAGGCTTACGTGCAAGGCTTGGAAAAACACGTGGCGGATCTTGAAGATCAGAATAAGGTTCTGATGGAAGAGATGAAAATCTGGAAAGAAATGTGTCATCATGACAGCGCTTGA
- the LOC144009658 gene encoding leucine-rich repeat-containing protein 19-like has product MGQQLPRLLWLVSLVAMFTTNAVAVEYIHVRNFTNSFLKAIPPSSSNSSVTTSLVIERNQITLSNEDSLSLASYPQLVELHLDVNWVTQIPARYLSVVPHLSVLSLAGNQISSLLPESFYGLNALSVLNLSNNLLTSLPAQLFSKLNNLQVVDLQGNPWNCSCQLLSSIEEIRAAGVAIAGTNTNCASPGQKAGTDVLEVITTCYPTPPPSSKVDPQNPPYGTTRHSQQPKGPSNLPKFMLTTSPNSEQQPVPGNAWRFAACVAVLAMTTSMMIVCAIKGPSWYRLFRNYRHRRLQQEENQDGRAASSIYSETGMRTFTFEHRGGEGDDDGHYFEDPYIKAEE; this is encoded by the exons ATGGGCCAGCAACTTCCCCGCCTGCTTTGGTTGGTCTCCCTTGTCGCAATGTTTACAACAAATGCGGTTGCCGTGGAATATATACAT GTCCGTAACTTCACCAACTCGTTTCTGAAAGCTATCCCTCCCAGCAGCAGCAACTCATCTGTTACTACTAGTCTTGTAATCGAAAGGAATCAGATTACTCTGTCCAATGAGGACAGCCTATCCCTGGCTAGTTATCCCCAACTAGTGGAGCTCCACCTGGATGTTAACTGGGTGACCCAAATACCAGCTCGGTACTTATCTGTTGTACCACACCTCAGCGTGCTGTCGCTAGCCGGGAACCAAATCAGCAG CCTCCTACCTGAGTCTTTCTATGGCCTAAACGCACTCAGTGTGCTGAACCTGTCCAACAACCTGCTGACAAGTCTTCCTGCACAGCTATTCAGCAAGCTTAATAATCTACAG GTGGTAGACCTACAAGGAAACCCATGGAATTGTTCCTGCCAACTGCTGAGCAGCATTGAAGAGATTAGAGCAGCAGGAGTTGCCATTG CAGGAACAAATACAAATTGTGCATCACCAGGGCAAAAAGCTGGAACGGATGTTTTGGAAGTTATCACGACGTGCTACCCAACACCACCACCCTCGTCCAAAGTGGACCCCCAAAACCCACCATATGGCACAACCAGGCATTCTCAACAACCAAAGGGCCCTTCCAATTTGCCCAAATTTATGCTAACCACCAGCCCAAACAGCG AGCAACAACCTGTGCCTGGAAACGCTTGGAGGTTCGCAGCGTGCGTTGCAGTCTTGGCAATGACCACATCCATGATGATCGTATGCGCCATCAAAGGCCCCTCCTGGTATCGGCTCTTCCGCAATTACAGACACAGACGGCTGCAGCAAGAGGAGAACCAAGATGGCCGCGCAGCCTCAAGCATCTACTCGGAGACGGGCATGCGGACGTTCACCTTTGAGCACCGGGGGGGCGAGGGGGACGACGATGGCCACTACTTTGAGGATCCTTACATCAAGGCAGAAGAGTAA
- the LOC144009825 gene encoding MORN repeat-containing protein 3-like has protein sequence MPFLKKARLNLPRSTVLDNKAKKSGLRGTIFAVNGDNYTGEWLDNKKHGWGTQEWKSTGSIYNGEWKYGKHDGYGIFSILRPDTKKYVTQYCGEWKNGMKHGHGSFFYVHATYEGEWSEDNRSGWGRLTYKCGDLYEGEWLWDKEDGTGVIQFANGNWYEGSWKDGKKNGHGKFYYADKGLIYEGLWVDGDAKCGTLSDHGREMAPYPTKYPIPEVTLMDMQMVLAEAESVYVDES, from the exons ATGCCGTTCCTTAAAAAAGCTCGACTGAACCTGCCCCGCTCCACAGTATTAGATAACAAAGCAAAGAAATCCGGCCTTCGTGGAACAATATTTGCAGTCAATGGCGATAACTACACTGGGGAGTGGCTGGACAATAAGAAACATG GTTGGGGAACCCAAGAGTGGAAGTCGACGGGTTCGATTTACAACGGTGAGTGGAAATATGGCAAACATGATGGATACGGCATCTTCAGTATACTCCGGCCGGACACGAAGAAGTATGTCACGCAGTACTGTGGAGAGTGGAAGAATGGAATGAAACAC GGACACGGTTCCTTTTTTTACGTGCATGCAACATATGAGGGCGAGTGGAGCGAGGACAATCGCAGTGGTTGGGGAAGACTCACCTATAAGTGTGGTGACCTCTATGAGGGGGAGTGGCTATGGGATAAGGAAGATGGAACAGGTGTCATTCAATttg CCAACGGGAACTGGTATGAAGGATCTTGGAAGGACGGCAAGAAAAATGGTCACGGAAAGTTCTACTATGCCGACAAAGGACTCATTTATGAAGGTCTTTGGGTAGATGGCGATGCAAAATGCGGGACTTTGTCTGATCATGGGAGAGAAATGGCGCCATACCCCACCAAGTATCCGATTCCAGAG gTAACACTAATGGACATGCAAATGGTGCTAGCGGAAGCCGAGTCAGTATACGTGGATGAAAGTTGA